TGTTAGACAATTATCGAAAACTAATAATTCTATTTATAATAAGCTAAGACAATTTAGATGGAATTTGGATGTTAACTCTGATATTGTATTAAAATATGCTAGCGGGTTTCAAAGGGCAACAAACTCAGATTTGATATCTGCAATTAGTCGGTTTAATGATAATCCTGAAGACAAACAAGTTTATGAAAAAACCGTTTTCATCTGTGGGAATAATGACCAAATGACTCCAGTTTCGACAATATATAAATGTGATGAGTTTTTAACTTCCAATTTTGGTAGAAAAGTATCAGCAGCCATTGAAGTTAAGGGTGTTGGgcattcattattattactgaAACCCGAGTTTATCAGTGGAATAATCTTGAATCATATAGAGCTGAAGTTCCCTGAACGATTGCATTTATCTCCTGCTTGGgtattaaaaattaaagcAAAAGTATCTGGCGATAAATGGGGGTTGAAAAACGAACAGAAATGGCTGAACATACAATCCGTGTCGTATAATATTACAAGAAACCGAGGCAAAGATATTGCACCATTGTTAGGAATGAAGACATTAAGAGAAAGCGATCCAATTCATTCACCATCTATTTTAGAAAAGCAATTTTATGGGGacaattcatcaaatcaaataaaggGGAACTTGATTGCTATAATTGACATTTCCGCCGACATCCCTCCTTACAGCCCCAAATcctttgaaaaaataaagtattACAAATGTGCTACCGTATCAAAAGTAGTTCCAGATCAAAGTGCGATTCGAAGATTTATACAACTAGTCAATGATATTTTACATGAAAATACAGTAGCAAATCCATTGATAGCTGTTCATTGCCATTATGGGTTCAATAGAACTggatttttaatttgttgttatttaaTTGAGGTATTGGGGTGGTCAGTTGAAGAAGCAGTAGAAGGATTCAAAATAGCAAAACAACCTGGTATCAAACATCCTCATTTCATTGATGCATTGTATGTCAGatatgaaaaatgaatCCTCTTAACCAACCAGAGACATAGATTTTTGTTATCTCGTATAAACTTTAGATagatttttaattattctttttttgtaaatgtaCAACTACTATCTCACTATAGAGAGTTTATCAAGAAGATGATAAAGGCGGCAATTCTAGCAATTGCCTAGTTTAGATATAG
This genomic stretch from Candida albicans SC5314 chromosome 1, complete sequence harbors:
- a CDS encoding triacylglycerol lipase (Ortholog(s) have serine hydrolase activity, triglyceride lipase activity, role in lipid homeostasis and lipid particle localization) — translated: MSEVDTDDTQELLATNAASGSSTTTGAPRFEVLSSLSQSHQEKSSTKYKKISEFVKINVLGHPNNFEEYVLRNEASDCSLIAKYCKTTTIDLSTQPTLSIDSISLNTIHIPHPLINFMKNEANQQLSPDDQVDVSNELQESPIVVFLHGLGGQMSQFEPLMGLLSQCSEILSLDLPGFGNSKLQFEEGFKFISEISDSDKSKISSSIQKMNWDDFSTDNIVRIVYEFISQNVPSSKKIVLIGHSMGTHISIKLAKKLPQSKVEGLILLSPPALTDDINTNEQNTKNTHNSLSLFTVFTYFPWVFNSFRTWNRLEGLDSASVVRQLSKTNNSIYNKLRQFRWNLDVNSDIVLKYASGFQRATNSDLISAISRFNDNPEDKQVYEKTVFICGNNDQMTPVSTIYKCDEFLTSNFGRKVSAAIEVKGVGHSLLLSKPEFISGIILNHIESKFPERLHLSPAWVLKIKAKVSGDKWGLKNEQKWSNIQSVSYNITRNRGKDIAPLLGMKTLRESDPIHSPSILEKQFYGDNSSNQIKGNLIAIIDISADIPPYSPKSFEKIKYYKCATVSKVVPDQSAIRRFIQLVNDILHENTVANPLIAVHCHYGFNRTGFLICCYLIEVLGWSVEEAVEGFKIAKQPGIKHPHFIDALYVRYEK